In Balaenoptera ricei isolate mBalRic1 chromosome 4, mBalRic1.hap2, whole genome shotgun sequence, the following are encoded in one genomic region:
- the LOC132365361 gene encoding ATP synthase subunit g, mitochondrial-like — MAQFVRNLAEKAPALVSAAVTYSKPRLATFWHYAKVELVPPTPAEIPTAIQSLKKIINSAQTGSFKQRTVKEALLNGLVATEVWMWFYVGEIIGKRGIIGYNV, encoded by the coding sequence ATGGCCCAGTTTGTCCGTAACCTCGCGGAGAAGGCCCCGGCGCTGGTCAGCGCTGCTGTGACTTACTCGAAGCCTCGACTGGCCACATTTTGGCACTATGCCAAGGTTGAGCTGGTTCCTCCAACCCCTGCTGAGATCCCTACAGCTATTCAGAgcttgaaaaaaattatcaatagTGCTCAAACTGGTAGCTTCAAACAGCGCACAGTTAAGGAAGCTCTACTGAATGGTTTGGTGGCTACTGAGGTGTGGATGTGGTTTTATGTTGGCGAGATCATAGGCAAGCGTGGCATCATTGGCTATAATGTTTGA
- the BCL6 gene encoding B-cell lymphoma 6 protein, which produces MASPADSCIQFTRHASDVLLNLNRLRSRDILTDVVIVVSREQFRAHKTVLMACSGLFYSIFTDQLKCNLSVINLDPEINPEGFCILLDFMYTSRLNLREGNIMAVMATAMYLQMEHVVDTCRKFIKASEAEMVPAIKPPREDFLNSRMLMPQDIMAYRGREVVENSLPLRGAPGCESRAFAPSLYNGLSTPPASYPVYGHLPVSSFLFSDEELRDARMPVANPFPKERTLPCDSARPVPSEYSRPAMELSPTVGHNNVYSPKEAALEEARSDMHYSVAEGPKPAAPSARSAPYFACDKAGKEEERPSSEDEIALHFEPPNAPLNRKGLVSPQSPQKSDCQPNSPTESCSSKNACILQTSGSPPAKSPTDPKACNWKKYKFIVLNSLNQNAKPEGPEQAELGRLSPRAYAAPPACQPPMEPETLDLQSPTKLSTNGEDSTIPQASRLNNIVNRSLTGSPRSSSESHSPLYLHAPKCTSCGSQSPQHAEMCLHATGPTFPEELGETQSEYSDSSCENGAFFCNECDCRFSEEASLKRHMLQTHSDKPYKCDRCQASFRYKGNLASHKTVHTGEKPYRCNICGAQFNRPANLKTHTRIHSGEKPYKCETCGARFVQVAHLRAHVLIHTGEKPYPCEICGTRFRHLQTLKSHLRIHTGEKPYHCEKCNLHFRHKSQLRLHLRQKHGAITNTKVQYRVSATDLPPELPKAC; this is translated from the exons atggcctCGCCGGCTGACAGCTGTATCCAGTTCACCCGCCATGCCAGTGACGTTCTTCTCAACCTTAATCGCCTCCGGAGCCGCGACATCTTGACGGATGTTGTCATAGTGGTGAGCCGGGAGCAGTTCCGAGCCCATAAGACGGTCCTCATGGCCTGCAG TGGCCTGTTCTACAGCATCTTCACAGACCAGCTGAAATGCAACCTCAGTGTGATCAACCTGGATCCTGAGATCAACCCGGAGGGGTTCTGCATCCTCCTGGACTTCATGTACACGTCTCGGCTCAATCTGCGGGAGGGCAACATCATGGCCGTGATGGCCACAGCTATGTACCTGCAGATGGAGCATGTTGTGGACACTTGCCGGAAGTTCATCAAGGCCAG TGAAGCAGAGATGGTCCCTGCCATTAAGCCTCCCCGTGAAGACTTCCTGAACAGCCGGATGCTGATGCCCCAAGACATCATGGCCTATCGGGGCCGGGAGGTGGTGGAGAACAGCCTGCCCCTGAGGGGCGCCCCTGGCTGTGAGAGCAGAGCCTTCGCCCCCAGCCTGTACAACGGCCTGTCCACGCCGCCAGCCTCGTACCCCGTGTATGGCCACCTTCCGGTCAGCAGCTTCCTCTTCTCCGACGAGGAGCTGCGGGACGCCCGGATGCCTGTGGCCAACCCCTTCCCCAAGGAGCGGACCCTCCCCTGCGACAGCGCCAGGCCAGTCCCCAGTGAGTACAGTCGGCCGGCCATGGAGCTGTCCCCCACTGTGGGCCACAACAACGTGTACTCACCCAAGGAGGCAGCCCTGGAGGAGGCACGGAGTGACATGCACTACAGTGTGGCCGAGGGCCCCAAGCCTGCCGCCCCCTCGGCCCGGAGCGCCCCATACTTCGCCTGTGACAAGGCCGGCAAAGAGGAAGAGAGGCCCTCGTCGGAGGATGAGATTGCCCTGCATTTCGAGCCGCCCAATGCACCCCTGAACCGGAAGGGTCTGGTTAGCCCGCAGAGCCCCCAGAAGTCCGACTGCCAGCCCAACTCGCCCACGGAGTCCTGCAGCAGCAAGAACGCCTGCATCCTCCAGACCTCCGGGTCCCCTCCGGCCAAAAGCCCCACTGACCCCAAAGCCTGCAACTGGAAGAAGTACAAGTTCATCGTGCTCAACAGCCTCAACCAGAATGCCAAACCAGAGGGGCCCGAGCAGGCCGAGCTGGGCCGCCTTTCCCCTCGAGCCTACGCTGCCCCGCCAGCCTGCCAGCCGCCCATGGAGCCCGAGACCCTTGACCTCCAGTCCCCAACTAAGCTCAGCACCAATGGGGAGGACTCCACCATCCCACAGGCCAGCAGGCTCAATAACATCGTCAACAG GTCCCTGACCGGCTCCCCACGCAGCAGCAGTGAGAGCCACTCTCCGCTCTACCTGCACGCCCCCAAGTGCACGTCCTGTGGCTCTCAGTCCCCGCAGCACGCAGAGATGTGCCTCCACGCCACTGGCCCCACGTTCCCCGAGGAGCTGGGAGAGACCCAGTCCGAGTACTCAGATTCCAGCTGTG AGAATGGGGCCTTCTTCTGCAATGAGTGTGACTGCCGCTTTTCTGAGGAGGCCTCCCTCAAGAGGCATATGCTGCAGACCCACAGTGACAAACCCTACAAGTGTGACCGCTGCCAGGCCTCCTTTCGCTACAAGGGCAACCTCGCCAGCCACAAGACCGTCCACACGG GTGAGAAACCCTATCGCTGTAACATCTGCGGGGCCCAGTTCAACCGGCCAGCCAACCTGAAAACCCACACCCGAATTCACTCCGGAGAGAAGCCCTACAAGTGCGAAACGTGCGGAGCCAGATTTGTCCAG GTGGCCCACCTCCGTGCCCACGTGCTCATCCACACTGGCGAGAAGCCCTATCCCTGTGAAATCTGTGGCACCCGTTTCCGGCACCTTCAGACTCTGAAGAGCCACCTGCGAATCCACACGGGAGAGAAACCTTACCAT TGTGAGAAATGTAACCTGCATTTCCGTCACAAAAGCCAGCTGCGTCTTCACTTGCGCCAGAAGCACGGTGCCATTACCAACACCAAGGTGCAATACCGTGTGTCCGCCACTGACCTGCCCCCGGAGCTCCCCAAAGCCTGCTGA